The proteins below are encoded in one region of Myxococcales bacterium:
- a CDS encoding HAD-IG family 5'-nucleotidase: protein MPQTEQLVFNFPGMSYGAPLAPPRSHRIYCNRNLRFDLIQMIGFDMDYTLAIYNQAEMDRLSIEVTIKKLVEQGYPELLLKMPFRTDFPIRGLHIDKKYGHVLKMDRYQYVKKAYHGLHRLSLEERRSLYHRNRLRVGSSRYHWVDTLYALSEVSVFSAAVEALDKIYDTVDYEKLFTDIRTCIDLAHQDGSILDEVSADLPRFVYRDDLLARTLHKLRSSGKRLFLLTNSQADYTQKMMTYLLEGQIPEYASWKSYFDMIICAARKPLFFEGGTPLLEVLPNGERRETQELERGKIYMGGNVALFEQLSGVGGDDVLYVGDHIYGDVLRTKKESAWRTAMILQEMTEELGALERCEADISHMDHLDLLRDALYDELREHQTQFRHTLGQLDQVELDPAEKTALEARRTLLKRRVETLRTRFRALDQEFNTLEEEVDRAFHPFWGSLLKSGPEVSSFGDQVEKYACLYTDRVSSFWYYSPMHYFRSPRDRMPHER, encoded by the coding sequence ATGCCTCAAACTGAGCAACTTGTTTTTAATTTTCCGGGTATGTCCTATGGAGCGCCCCTGGCTCCGCCGCGCTCGCATAGGATTTATTGCAATCGTAATCTTCGTTTTGACCTGATCCAGATGATCGGTTTTGACATGGATTACACTCTGGCTATCTACAATCAAGCCGAAATGGATCGTCTAAGCATTGAGGTGACGATCAAAAAGCTTGTTGAGCAGGGCTATCCAGAGCTACTGCTCAAGATGCCTTTTCGCACCGACTTTCCGATTCGAGGACTGCATATTGATAAAAAATACGGCCATGTCCTTAAGATGGATAGATACCAATATGTGAAAAAGGCCTATCACGGCTTACATCGCTTAAGCTTGGAGGAGCGCCGTTCACTTTATCATCGCAATCGCTTGCGTGTAGGTAGTTCCCGTTACCATTGGGTGGACACACTTTATGCACTCAGTGAAGTGTCGGTGTTTTCTGCTGCGGTCGAAGCTCTCGATAAAATATACGATACCGTAGACTACGAAAAATTATTTACAGACATCCGAACTTGTATTGATCTTGCTCATCAAGATGGAAGCATCCTGGATGAGGTGTCCGCGGATTTGCCTCGTTTTGTTTATCGGGACGATCTGCTTGCGCGTACGCTCCATAAACTGCGCAGTTCAGGAAAACGACTTTTTCTGTTAACGAATTCTCAAGCGGACTACACGCAAAAGATGATGACCTATTTGTTAGAGGGTCAGATTCCCGAGTACGCGTCGTGGAAAAGCTATTTCGACATGATCATCTGTGCTGCAAGAAAGCCTTTGTTTTTTGAAGGTGGAACTCCTCTGCTTGAAGTTCTCCCCAACGGTGAGCGGCGCGAAACTCAAGAGCTGGAACGTGGAAAGATCTACATGGGAGGCAATGTGGCTCTTTTTGAGCAGCTTTCCGGTGTGGGTGGCGATGATGTGCTTTACGTTGGTGATCACATCTATGGTGATGTTTTACGTACTAAAAAAGAAAGCGCCTGGCGCACTGCCATGATCTTACAGGAGATGACCGAAGAGCTTGGGGCGCTAGAACGTTGTGAAGCAGATATTAGCCATATGGATCATTTGGATCTGTTGCGCGATGCTTTGTATGATGAGCTTCGAGAACATCAAACGCAGTTTAGGCACACCTTGGGCCAACTGGATCAAGTAGAGCTTGATCCGGCAGAAAAAACGGCGCTCGAGGCACGTCGCACGCTTCTAAAACGACGTGTGGAAACCTTGCGAACTCGTTTTCGAGCCTTGGATCAGGAGTTCAACACGCTTGAAGAAGAAGTTGATCGCGCCTTTCATCCTTTTTGGGGTTCACTGCTAAAGTCAGGTCCTGAGGTTTCCAGTTTTGGCGATCAGGTAGAAAAATATGCCTGTCTGTACACGGACCGAGTTTCAAGCTTCTGGTACTATTCCCCGATGCACTACTTCCGTTCTCCGCGTGATCGCATGCCGCACGAACGTTAG
- a CDS encoding insulinase family protein, with protein sequence MLSPSLGRADAKATVHELLGLPFGAHEMRLENDMRVVCVPWRRQQALSFYTLVTVGSRNETDPGKSGFAHLFEHMMFRGSKRFPAERYEGIMQSIGADNNAYTTRDYTLYTVSVSKEQLDTLLEIEADRFQYLHYAPSAFKTETGAVLGEYHTASSDPWQTLWEKLSEISYSKHPYQHTTLGYVDDIKAMPGLYDYSLEFFQTHYLPRNTVVLVVGDIDPAQWFSKIQKHYLGWKNPSVENNLRQIVPETPPPRGQTTSVNWPNEKTNRVLIGYRVPGFFKSPSATSADRHSIRELAALEVLRILLFGPQSSLVQELVIDQQKLLALESWGDFMSRDAGLFVIEAEFSPDSFSFDELDTRIQRQIDALQLSPPSSIQISRIVSHLLNQKALSMQRPGDLAEELASFMARTGTLEGRNRFMQALQRTTAKHVKEVARRYLSPSRRFQAQLSNETK encoded by the coding sequence ATGTTGTCGCCGTCCTTAGGGCGAGCAGACGCTAAAGCGACGGTGCATGAGCTATTAGGCCTGCCTTTTGGGGCCCATGAAATGCGGCTCGAAAATGACATGCGTGTGGTATGCGTTCCTTGGAGGAGGCAGCAAGCGCTTTCCTTCTACACGCTAGTCACTGTTGGATCGCGCAACGAAACAGATCCCGGAAAAAGTGGTTTTGCTCATCTCTTCGAGCATATGATGTTTCGAGGCAGCAAACGTTTCCCCGCGGAACGTTACGAAGGCATCATGCAAAGCATTGGCGCCGACAACAATGCTTACACCACCCGGGACTACACACTGTACACGGTTTCGGTGAGCAAAGAGCAATTGGATACCTTGCTCGAGATCGAAGCCGATCGTTTCCAGTACTTGCACTACGCGCCAAGCGCATTCAAAACGGAGACAGGCGCTGTTTTGGGAGAATACCACACCGCGTCATCAGATCCTTGGCAGACACTTTGGGAGAAGCTGAGCGAGATTAGTTATAGTAAACACCCTTATCAACATACGACTCTAGGCTATGTGGATGATATCAAAGCAATGCCTGGGCTTTATGACTATTCCTTAGAATTTTTTCAAACGCATTACCTTCCGAGAAACACTGTTGTGCTTGTCGTGGGCGATATCGATCCTGCTCAATGGTTTTCGAAAATACAAAAGCACTACCTTGGCTGGAAAAATCCTTCTGTCGAGAACAACTTGCGCCAAATTGTACCAGAAACGCCGCCCCCACGAGGACAGACAACATCTGTAAACTGGCCAAACGAGAAAACCAATCGTGTGCTTATCGGTTATCGGGTGCCAGGGTTTTTTAAGAGCCCAAGCGCGACCTCGGCCGATCGTCATTCCATTCGTGAGCTTGCTGCGCTTGAGGTGCTTCGCATTTTGTTGTTTGGTCCACAATCGAGTTTGGTGCAAGAGCTAGTCATCGATCAGCAAAAACTTCTAGCGCTGGAGAGCTGGGGGGATTTCATGAGTCGCGATGCGGGTCTTTTTGTAATTGAGGCGGAGTTTTCCCCTGATAGCTTCTCTTTCGACGAGCTTGATACCCGCATTCAAAGGCAGATTGACGCGCTTCAGCTTAGCCCACCATCCTCGATACAGATCAGTCGCATCGTATCTCATCTACTTAATCAAAAAGCGCTTAGCATGCAGCGTCCTGGTGATCTGGCTGAGGAACTCGCCTCGTTTATGGCTCGAACAGGAACGCTCGAAGGTCGAAATCGTTTTATGCAAGCTTTGCAGCGAACTACAGCGAAGCATGTGAAAGAAGTAGCTCGTCGCTACCTGAGCCCGTCAAGAAGATTTCAAGCCCAACTCTCAAACGAGACAAAATGA
- the rplU gene encoding 50S ribosomal protein L21: MYAVIASGGKQYRVEKGDVVRMDRLSGEVGANVKFDSVLMLGDGDNSKVGQPLLSGAEVKGEIVAQDLGKKIIIFKMRRRKGYRRKTGHRQPYTAVRVTDIKG, encoded by the coding sequence ATGTACGCAGTAATTGCCTCTGGCGGCAAACAATATCGTGTTGAAAAAGGTGACGTCGTTCGGATGGATCGCCTTAGCGGTGAAGTTGGCGCCAACGTAAAGTTTGACAGTGTTTTGATGCTCGGCGACGGCGACAACTCCAAAGTGGGCCAGCCGCTTTTGTCTGGCGCCGAAGTTAAGGGCGAAATCGTTGCTCAAGATTTAGGTAAGAAAATCATCATCTTTAAAATGCGTCGCCGTAAGGGCTACCGCCGTAAGACAGGCCACAGGCAGCCTTATACGGCCGTCCGCGTAACCGATATTAAAGGCTAA
- a CDS encoding bifunctional riboflavin kinase/FAD synthetase: MPEISTSAPSVVVPGNLDGVHRGHQALIEHASSIARSNQLCVVALTFEPHPAQFFAPDRAPAPLCTLERKSKLLKAYGVDTVHVANFDRAFSELSPESFIESVLIKQLNAQAIVPGKNFHFGKNRAGNTEVLVHLGKKYGLKGDAVSHVSLGEEVISSTRIRECLKSTRVAEASQLMARAYDIEGIVTQGKQIGRTLGFPTANLDEIQTLVPSQGVYLIAAYLPGDTQKTIRFGVCNIGSRPTLNTGKAIETHLFDENIDLYGRTLRIAFLEHLRDEQRFEHVDALKAQIAKDVEKAKVMLSSVSPHLWSLLSR, from the coding sequence ATGCCTGAAATTTCTACCTCAGCTCCCTCCGTCGTTGTCCCGGGAAACCTGGACGGCGTACACCGTGGGCACCAGGCGCTTATCGAACACGCGTCGTCCATCGCTCGCAGCAACCAACTCTGTGTTGTAGCGCTAACTTTCGAGCCTCATCCTGCCCAGTTTTTCGCTCCAGACCGTGCACCCGCTCCTTTGTGCACGCTGGAGCGTAAGAGCAAGCTTTTGAAAGCCTATGGAGTGGATACTGTCCACGTTGCTAACTTTGATCGAGCTTTTTCTGAACTTAGCCCTGAAAGTTTCATCGAATCGGTGTTGATCAAACAACTAAACGCGCAGGCTATCGTACCCGGAAAGAATTTTCATTTTGGCAAGAATCGAGCAGGCAACACTGAAGTCTTGGTTCATCTTGGAAAAAAGTATGGACTCAAGGGTGATGCAGTTAGCCATGTTTCGTTGGGCGAAGAAGTGATTTCTTCAACACGTATTCGCGAATGCTTAAAAAGCACTAGAGTCGCCGAAGCATCCCAATTGATGGCTCGCGCATATGACATCGAAGGCATCGTTACCCAGGGCAAACAAATCGGCAGAACGCTTGGCTTTCCAACAGCAAACCTCGACGAGATCCAGACCTTGGTCCCATCCCAAGGAGTCTACCTTATCGCTGCATATCTTCCCGGCGATACTCAAAAGACCATACGTTTCGGGGTATGCAATATTGGCTCACGACCCACCCTCAATACCGGTAAAGCTATCGAAACGCACCTATTCGACGAAAATATTGATCTTTACGGTCGTACACTTCGTATTGCGTTTCTGGAGCATTTACGAGACGAGCAACGTTTTGAACATGTCGATGCTCTTAAGGCACAAATCGCAAAAGATGTGGAAAAGGCAAAAGTCATGCTGAGCTCGGTTTCGCCTCATCTTTGGAGCCTTTTGAGCAGGTAG
- a CDS encoding 2,3-bisphosphoglycerate-independent phosphoglycerate mutase, with translation MTEWELKKHPTFSGVAGPVLICIMDGVGLAPANPGNAFSIARTPTLDRLAQGTLRTELNAHGTAVGMPSDEDMGNSEVGHNAMGAGRIFSQGAKLAAEAIAQGVIYEGKTWKALIEQSKKSNATLHFLGLLSDGNVHSHIAHLEAMLEQAAKEKVPRVRIHVLLDGRDVPDRSALEYVDRLETLVATINQTSTLDYRIASGGGRMVTTMDRYNANWQVVKQGWDAHVLGKAECFRSASDAIKAFREKSPEISDQQLPAFAICDESGKPIGPVETNDAVIMFNFRGDRAIEISRAFTEDSFSEFDRERFPKTMYAGMVQYDGDLEIPPHYLVEPPAISRTSGEYFARNQITQLAVSETQKFGHVTYFWNGNRSGMFDAAYETYVEVPSDLRPFEQRPWMKAAEITDAVIDEMRGKSFRHVRMNLANGDMVGHTGELEPAIVSMEAVDLQIARLCKEIEAMNGAIIVTADHGNVEEMFEVNKKTGKVKLNEEGRPIGKTSHTLNPVPFYVWTKAKDLKMNPDVKHPGLANIAATLMHLLGYQAPEDYCESLLR, from the coding sequence ATGACTGAATGGGAGCTAAAAAAACATCCAACATTTTCTGGGGTAGCTGGACCTGTCCTGATTTGCATCATGGACGGGGTAGGCTTAGCCCCAGCCAATCCCGGCAATGCGTTTTCAATCGCACGCACGCCGACGCTTGATCGCTTAGCGCAGGGGACCTTGCGTACCGAACTTAATGCTCATGGCACCGCGGTCGGCATGCCGAGCGATGAAGACATGGGCAACAGTGAGGTTGGCCACAATGCCATGGGCGCCGGACGGATTTTTTCACAGGGCGCTAAGTTGGCTGCCGAAGCAATTGCGCAGGGCGTCATCTACGAAGGGAAAACCTGGAAAGCTTTGATTGAGCAAAGCAAGAAAAGCAATGCGACTTTGCATTTTCTCGGTCTACTTTCCGATGGAAATGTGCACAGTCATATTGCTCATCTTGAGGCGATGTTGGAGCAAGCCGCTAAGGAAAAGGTGCCTCGTGTTCGGATTCATGTCTTGTTGGATGGCCGTGATGTGCCGGATCGAAGTGCGCTAGAATACGTCGATCGGTTGGAAACACTGGTAGCGACCATCAACCAAACATCCACACTCGACTATCGGATTGCATCGGGAGGGGGACGCATGGTGACTACCATGGACCGCTACAACGCAAACTGGCAGGTCGTGAAACAGGGATGGGATGCTCACGTTCTTGGCAAAGCAGAATGTTTTCGCTCTGCATCCGATGCGATTAAGGCTTTTCGCGAAAAATCACCGGAGATTTCCGATCAACAACTTCCGGCTTTTGCGATTTGCGACGAGAGTGGAAAGCCCATTGGTCCGGTCGAAACGAACGATGCTGTTATTATGTTTAACTTTCGTGGTGATCGCGCTATTGAAATTAGTCGTGCATTTACCGAAGATTCTTTCAGCGAGTTTGACCGAGAACGCTTTCCCAAAACAATGTATGCGGGCATGGTGCAATACGATGGCGATTTGGAGATCCCTCCTCACTATCTTGTGGAGCCACCCGCTATTTCTCGTACGTCGGGTGAGTATTTTGCGCGCAATCAAATCACTCAACTTGCGGTGAGTGAAACTCAGAAATTTGGTCACGTCACTTATTTCTGGAACGGAAACCGTAGTGGGATGTTTGATGCTGCTTATGAGACATACGTCGAAGTCCCAAGCGATCTTAGACCTTTTGAGCAACGACCTTGGATGAAGGCTGCTGAAATCACCGATGCAGTTATTGACGAAATGCGCGGCAAATCATTTCGCCACGTGCGAATGAACCTTGCAAATGGCGATATGGTTGGTCACACAGGAGAACTAGAACCCGCCATTGTCTCCATGGAAGCAGTGGATCTTCAGATAGCGCGTCTCTGCAAAGAGATCGAAGCAATGAATGGCGCAATTATTGTTACAGCCGATCACGGTAACGTTGAAGAGATGTTTGAAGTCAACAAAAAAACAGGCAAAGTAAAATTGAATGAAGAGGGTCGTCCTATTGGTAAGACAAGCCACACCCTTAATCCCGTTCCCTTTTATGTATGGACAAAAGCCAAAGATTTAAAGATGAATCCCGATGTCAAACATCCTGGTCTTGCAAATATTGCAGCGACACTCATGCATTTGCTTGGATACCAGGCCCCCGAGGACTACTGTGAGTCGTTATTACGCTAG
- a CDS encoding cytidine deaminase — MSTANPIPWNSLYEAARAALDKAYAPYSSYKVGAAIFCSDGTIVSGSNVENASYGLALCAERNAITTAVHQGIRHISAVVVASNDANFATPCGACRQVINEFGPSCLVHCINKSGQIFESSLSELLPYAFGPQNLDPS; from the coding sequence ATGAGCACAGCTAATCCGATCCCCTGGAACAGTCTCTATGAAGCCGCGCGTGCTGCCTTGGACAAAGCCTATGCGCCCTATTCCTCCTACAAAGTCGGTGCAGCTATCTTTTGCAGTGACGGAACAATCGTAAGTGGCTCGAATGTTGAGAACGCAAGTTACGGCTTGGCTCTTTGCGCCGAACGAAACGCTATTACCACCGCAGTTCACCAAGGCATCCGACACATTTCGGCAGTCGTCGTAGCCAGCAACGATGCCAACTTTGCCACACCATGTGGTGCTTGCCGACAAGTGATCAATGAATTTGGCCCAAGTTGCCTCGTACATTGCATCAACAAATCTGGGCAGATTTTTGAAAGCTCCCTTAGCGAATTGCTTCCTTATGCATTTGGCCCACAAAACCTCGACCCATCCTAA
- a CDS encoding amidohydrolase family protein: protein MPSKLDVLITNALLFTMDADRRIFRGTMGISKGRIVLLSSSQRGKLPPAKQNIDAKGRVLLPGFVQCHIHLAQTLFRGLAEDLPLLHWLSKRIWPLEAAHTARSLQASAQLGVAELLLGGSTCILDMGTVHHHNTVFEVMAQSGIRGFSGKAMMDRGRNLPSALREETAHSLRQSRILFDRWHGYDQQRLAYAFAPRFILSCSSALLRETVKLATNLGAIIHTHAAEHPAERLAVRHAFGKDDIAALHDAGIYGPQVVLAHGVQLRRAEMKALSKTHTRIAHCPSANLKLASGIADLCALRSNGVLVGLGADGAPCNNRLEMWTEMRGAALLAKIKSGDPSALNPMTILSMATIEGARVLGLDDKIGSLEVGKEADFILLDLPATTHLPGQDLAANLVYAGSSSAVSDVWVAGKQLVRNRKLLSLDTSTLKTQATTELKKLLHRSQL, encoded by the coding sequence ATGCCATCAAAACTCGATGTACTCATCACCAACGCTTTGCTTTTCACCATGGATGCTGACAGACGCATCTTTCGTGGCACGATGGGTATCTCAAAAGGACGTATTGTTTTGCTCTCGTCATCACAGCGAGGCAAACTTCCGCCGGCTAAGCAGAACATCGATGCCAAAGGACGCGTTTTGCTTCCTGGTTTCGTTCAGTGCCATATTCACCTTGCTCAAACACTGTTTCGAGGTCTTGCCGAAGATCTTCCCTTACTCCATTGGCTGAGCAAACGTATCTGGCCGCTTGAAGCCGCTCATACGGCACGCTCTCTTCAAGCTTCCGCACAGCTAGGCGTCGCTGAACTATTACTCGGTGGTAGCACCTGTATCCTCGATATGGGAACCGTCCATCATCACAACACAGTCTTTGAGGTCATGGCGCAAAGTGGCATCCGAGGTTTTTCCGGAAAAGCCATGATGGATCGCGGACGAAACCTTCCTTCTGCTTTGAGAGAGGAAACAGCACATAGCCTTCGACAAAGCCGAATCCTTTTTGATCGATGGCATGGCTACGATCAGCAACGTTTAGCTTACGCTTTTGCACCTCGTTTCATTCTTTCCTGCAGCTCGGCTCTGCTTAGAGAAACAGTAAAGCTCGCAACCAATCTTGGCGCTATCATTCATACGCATGCTGCGGAGCATCCTGCTGAACGGCTGGCTGTTCGGCACGCCTTTGGTAAAGACGATATCGCAGCTTTGCATGATGCAGGCATTTACGGACCCCAAGTGGTCTTAGCCCACGGCGTTCAGCTTCGCCGTGCGGAAATGAAAGCCCTGAGCAAAACACACACCCGCATCGCGCACTGTCCAAGTGCTAACTTAAAGCTTGCTAGCGGCATCGCTGACCTTTGCGCCTTGCGGTCTAACGGTGTTCTTGTTGGCCTAGGTGCCGATGGGGCTCCTTGCAATAATCGTCTCGAGATGTGGACAGAAATGCGCGGCGCCGCTTTGCTCGCTAAAATCAAATCCGGCGACCCATCTGCCCTAAATCCCATGACCATTTTGTCCATGGCTACCATCGAAGGAGCACGTGTTCTTGGCCTCGATGATAAAATAGGCTCACTTGAAGTGGGCAAGGAAGCGGATTTCATCTTGCTTGACTTGCCGGCCACCACGCATCTTCCCGGACAAGATCTGGCGGCCAATCTAGTTTATGCAGGCAGCTCTTCGGCCGTAAGCGATGTCTGGGTAGCCGGAAAGCAGCTCGTCCGAAACCGAAAGCTGCTAAGTCTCGATACCTCAACCCTTAAAACACAAGCCACCACCGAACTAAAAAAGCTACTACACCGAAGCCAACTCTAA
- the rpmA gene encoding 50S ribosomal protein L27 has protein sequence MAHKKGQGATRNGRDSNPQYRGVKVFAGEQIRAGGIIVRQVGSTFHAGNNVGTGKDFTLWSRVDGVVRFERKGRRRQQVSVYSIDDPRLSVEG, from the coding sequence ATGGCACATAAGAAGGGACAAGGCGCAACCCGTAACGGACGCGATTCAAATCCTCAGTACCGCGGGGTGAAAGTATTTGCTGGTGAGCAAATTCGAGCAGGTGGCATCATTGTGCGACAGGTTGGATCAACTTTTCATGCTGGTAACAACGTTGGCACGGGTAAGGACTTTACCTTGTGGTCGCGTGTCGATGGTGTTGTTCGATTTGAGCGTAAAGGACGCCGCCGTCAGCAGGTTAGTGTCTATTCCATAGATGATCCTCGTTTGAGTGTTGAGGGCTAA
- a CDS encoding high-potential iron-sulfur protein yields the protein MKKTWTRRRLLQFGGVAGGSMLLMPSVLSACGKKEGSAAAPEAPKALDCSSTTGLAPADLATRNALKYVDSSPDAQKNCANCALFVAPTQEGGCGSCQVVKGTINPKGYCNSWAPKPEATTGQPT from the coding sequence ATGAAAAAAACATGGACGCGACGTCGATTATTGCAATTTGGTGGTGTAGCAGGTGGCTCGATGTTGCTCATGCCGTCAGTTCTTAGCGCATGCGGCAAAAAAGAGGGTAGTGCTGCTGCTCCTGAGGCTCCCAAAGCACTTGATTGTTCATCCACCACAGGTTTGGCCCCAGCAGACCTCGCAACTCGCAATGCACTTAAATATGTGGATTCCTCTCCGGACGCTCAGAAAAATTGCGCGAACTGCGCATTGTTTGTTGCGCCTACACAAGAAGGCGGTTGTGGAAGCTGCCAAGTTGTTAAAGGTACTATCAATCCAAAGGGCTACTGCAATTCTTGGGCACCCAAACCAGAAGCCACAACGGGCCAGCCTACTTAG